The following DNA comes from Streptosporangiales bacterium.
AACGGGCCCGCCGCGGCGGCGCGGGCACGCGCCTGCCACCGGGTGTAGGAGCGGCGCGGGATGCCGAGCAAGGCCGTGAATCTCGAGACCGGCATCGCCGCGTCTTGGCGAAT
Coding sequences within:
- a CDS encoding transposase — encoded protein: MIRQDAAMPVSRFTALLGIPRRSYTRWQARARAAAAGP